Proteins co-encoded in one Nicotiana sylvestris chromosome 7, ASM39365v2, whole genome shotgun sequence genomic window:
- the LOC104247974 gene encoding protein METABOLIC NETWORK MODULATOR 1: MSQAVQGNSSTVPIALPLKRRRGRPRKDPSLKRVGQPQVPPRFELVQEIQPQQANRNDGMIGQAVTGVVEAAFDAGYLLSVRIGDSNTNYRGVVFKPGHYVPVTAANDVAPHVQMIRRNEARPPAENQLQVYGQRAEWNGSLNLGSRSSKTKQVVVHPSVPPVGARGTVVPVVLQPVNLTNGLSSSQNHGPQASNMESAREREVQMVAPLAMLPPDASVTCSQVPPIPTHETLPSQTQVSDKVAICARQKGDGAHSKGAEGVQREEVKPIVSTNINIPVEVTKGSQGSAPPAKTDTRVDKASHEAEQSHVLPGRDIRDMNQVPSAEPTEPVNPPLRTQAISVSKPLMNYGTGRMTELLQAVQENLMENQLLRAGESGIAVTTIPKTDSSKEETSVQ; the protein is encoded by the exons ATGAGCCAAGCTGTTCAAGGGAACAGCTCCACCGTGCCTATTGCCCTTCCTTTGAAGCGAAGAAGGGGTCGTCCTCGTAAGGATCCTAGCCTAAAGCGTGTAGGTCAACCTCAAGTTCCTCCACGTTTTGAGCTAGTGCAAGAAATCCAACCACAGCAAGCAAATAGAAATGATGGGATGATAGGTCAGGCTGTTACAGGTGTGGTTGAGGCTGCATTTGATGCTGGTTATTTGCTCAGTGTTAGAATTGGCGACTCCAATACGAACTACAGGGGTGTTGTTTTTAAGCCAGGTCATTATGTTCCTGTCACAGCAGCAAATGATGTAGCCCCACATGTTCAGATGATTAGAAGAAACGAGGCCCGTCCTCCCGCTGAAAACCAACTCCAAGTGTATGGACAAAGGGCTGAATGGAATGGATCGCTTAATCTTGGATCTAGGTCCTCGAAAACCAAACAGGTAGTGGTACATCCTTCAGTCCCTCCAGTGGGTGCCAGAGGCACAGTAGTTCCTGTTGTGCTACAACCTGTCAATTTAACAAATGGATTATCATCTAGTCAAAATCATGGACCCCAAGCTTCTAATATGGAGTCTGCAAGAGAAAGAGAGGTCCAGATGGTTGCGCCATTAGCTATGCTGCCGCCTGACGCATCAGTAACCTGTAGTCAGGTACCACCGATACCAACTCATGAAACACTTCCTTCACAAACTCAAGTCAGCGACAAAGTGGCAATATGTGCTAGGCAGAAAGGGGATGGCGCTCATAGCAAGGGAGCAGAAGGTGTGCAACGGGAAGAGGTGAAACCAATTGTATCAACCAACATTAATATACCTGTTGAAGTGACCAAGGGGTCTCAAGGATCTGCCCCGCCAGCAAAAACAGATACGAGAGTTGATAAGGCCTCTCATGAAGCAGAACAGTCGCATGTACTACCCGGACGAGATATTCGTGACATGAATCAGGTTCCGTCGGCAGAACCAACTGAACCTGTAAATCCCCCTCTTCGTACCCAGGCTATATCTGTTTCAAAGCCGTTGATGAATTATGGGACTGGCAGGATGACTGAACTTTTACAG GCTGTGCAGGAAAATCTGATGGAGAACCAGCTGCTTCGTGCTGGAGAATCTGGTATTGCTGTGACAACGATTCCAAAAACTGATAGCAGTAAAGAGGAGACTAGTGTTCAGTAG